The Verrucomicrobiia bacterium genome contains the following window.
AACTCAGCCTCGGCATCCGCCATCACCTGGTCCGCGTTCACTGCGGCATCCAGTTCCAGGTCGAGCTTGCGCGCGAACTTTTTTGGTCCCAGCCGCCACTCGCCATTGGCCCTTGGCAACAGGTCCTTTTCGAGAAAATCCTGGTATTGTTTTAAACAGTCCACCACAGGCACGGCGGCGGCCTTGAGCGCGTCGAGCTGGCGTGTCGCTCCCGCGAACTCAAACAGGTCGTGCTGATAAAAGTTAATCGCACCCCGGTTCTGCCGGATAGCCGTTTCGGTATGGACCCGGGGCGGGTTGCGCAGGTTCTCCCTTGCGGCAGCGACGATCCTGGGGATTTGCCCCATTCGCGCGATGCAATTGGCTACATTGGTCTCCAGCGGCATTGTCGATTGCGTCAGCAACAAGTACACGCAATCGTTGATGTAACCGTTGTAAACACGCGGGTCTTCCCTGAACGGATGCAGGTTATCCGTCAGCCACAGGTCTGTCTTGAGGGAATGTTGCAGTATCTCGAAATCAATTTGCGCGGGGCGGGAGAGGCTGGCGTAATCAATTTGCCTGGGCAACTCCGCCATGGCCCGCTCGGTTCGGCGGCGCCATGCCGCCCGGGCCGGCGCGCTCAGGTCATCGAGTTGGCAATCGAATCGGTGGTCGCCCAGCCGCGTGGCTTCCATGGGGCGCATGCGGAAATAATCGTCCAGGTATGCCTTGAAAAAGACTTCGAGTTTTTGCTCCTGGGTTTGGGCCTGGGCATGAAGGTTCATCAGGATGAAAACCAGCGCCAGGGCGCGGCATAACGAGTTTCTCATAAAGCTCCAAAAGGCTAGTGACGACGCAGGGACGGCCTCACATTATGGAGCGCGGCGGCAAGCGAAGCGCGACGCCGCTTTGGAACTGGCTGCGCATGTGGGCAAAAGCGCCGTCGTCGCTGCGCTTTGCCGGCGCGCTCCATGAGTGCTAAAGCCCAGCGACTGGTGTTGCGCATTTTGCTTTTCCCAGCGGCCCAAGCAACTGGTTCGCCCCTGCGCTCATAAGTTCCAGGTCCGTGGCTGTCATGAAAAACTGAAAGCCTTGTTGGCGGTATTTCTGGACCTGCTCGGAACTCCATGCCGGTCTGCCGAGGGCCTTTCCATGTTTCTTGCCGGCAACCGCTATTTTCGCCACCGCCGCATCGAGCGTGGGATGGTCCTGAGCTCCGCGCAGTCCCAGAGAAAAGGAAAGGTCGCTGGTGCCGATGAACAGCACGTCCACGCCCGGTGTGGCCGCGATTTCGTCGATGTGTTCAACGGCGGAAGTATCCTCGACGACCGCGACCACGAGGATATTTTGATCGGCAAAATCGTAATAGCCTTCCGGGGCAGGCCAGCGGGCCTGGGCCAGGTTCGCGCCCGAGCCACGCAAGCCGGCGGGCGGATAACGGCAGGCCGCTGCAG
Protein-coding sequences here:
- a CDS encoding aldolase/citrate lyase family protein, whose protein sequence is MQSTSHEWKNPVKEQLARGQAVIGAVISVNNVEVAAHVAGLGFDFLWIEMEHSPVSLEGLRNMVLATRGLKAAPFARPPVNELWTAKRVLDAGVLGVIFPFTRTAALARQAAAACRYPPAGLRGSGANLAQARWPAPEGYYDFADQNILVVAVVEDTSAVEHIDEIAATPGVDVLFIGTSDLSFSLGLRGAQDHPTLDAAVAKIAVAGKKHGKALGRPAWSSEQVQKYRQQGFQFFMTATDLELMSAGANQLLGPLGKAKCATPVAGL